In Papaver somniferum cultivar HN1 unplaced genomic scaffold, ASM357369v1 unplaced-scaffold_12, whole genome shotgun sequence, a single window of DNA contains:
- the LOC113330944 gene encoding protein DETOXIFICATION 16-like, with protein MGSETAKTNLNDPLLIQNREDKKSNSGIIRFVTTDDRNSEKFLGEVKKQLRLAGPLILVNFLQFSLQLISVMFVGHLGQLSLASASIATSFASVCGFSFLMGMGGALDTLCGQSYGAKQYRMLGIYMQRAMLVLLLVSVPLAFIWANTGRILMAVGQDQEISIEAGVYARFMIPSIFAFGLLQCQVRFLQAQSIVFPMMITSTITALSHIIVCWVLVFKTGLGSRGAAVANAISYWINTLLLALFIKFSASCKRTWTGFSKEALQDVLNFLRLSIPSAIMTCLEMWCFEMMVLLSGLLPNPMLETSVLSISLNTSSVVFMISSGVGATISTRVSNELGARNPQAARLAVQVVLCIIITQGTLIGSIMILIRRLWGYAYSSDKEVVNYVAIMLPINAVSSLLEAIQCVLSGTIRGCGRQVIGAFINLGAYYLVGIPSAIIFAFVLHVGGKGLWLGIMCALFVQVVSLLIVTLRTDWEQEAKHAADRVYEAEIPVNVVVS; from the exons ATGGGAAGTGAAACtgcaaaaacaaatctaaatgaTCCTCTGTTAATTCAAAACAGAGAAGACAAGAAGAGTAACAGTGGTATCATTAGATTCGTTACTACTGATGACAGAAATTCAGAGAAGTTTCTGGGAGAAGTGAAGAAGCAGCTACGGTTAGCTGGACCACTTATACTAGTCAATTTCTTACAGTTTAGTTTACAGTTAATTTCAGTTATGTTTGTTGGTCATCTTGGTCAACTCTCTCTTGCTAGTGCTTCAATCGCTACTTCTTTTGCATCTGTCTGTGGTTTCAGCTTCTTA ATGGGTATGGGAGGTGCATTGGATACATTATGTGGTCAGTCGTATGGTGCGAAACAGTACCGTATGCTGGGAATATATATGCAAAGAGCCATGTTGGTTCTGTTGCTTGTTAGTGTACCACTTGCTTTCATTTGGGCCAACACAGGCCGAATACTCATGGCGGTGGGACAAGATCAGGAGATATCGATTGAAGCCGGAGTGTATGCTCGTTTCATGATCCCTTCTATTTTTGCATTTGGACTACTCCAATGTCAAGTTAGGTTCTTGCAAGCACAGAGCATAGTGTTCCCAATGATGATAACCTCTACAATTACAGCTTTGTCGCATATAATTGTCTGTTGGGTTCTTGTGTTTAAAACGGGTCTTGGTTCTAGAGGCGCTGCAGTGGCGAATGCTATCTCTTATTGGATCAATACGCTACTATTAGCACTTTTTATTAAGTTTTCTGCCTCCTGCAAAAGAACTTGGACTGGTTTCTCAAAGGAAGCACTACAGGATGTTTTAAACTTCTTAAGACTTTCTATCCCTTCGGCTATCATGACCTG CTTAGAGATGTGGTGTTTCGAGATGATGGTTCTGCTGTCAGGTCTTCTCCCTAATCCAATGCTAGAAACTTCAGTGCTATCTATCAG TCTCAACACTAGTTCTGTTGTTTTTATGATTTCATCCGGAGTCGGTGCAACTATAAG CACAAGAGTTTCTAATGAATTAGGAGCAAGAAACCCACAAGCAGCACGTTTAGCAGTCCAGGTTGTATTATGCATAATCATCACGCAAGGAACATTGATAGGCTCAATAATGATTTTGATACGCCGTCTTTGGGGTTATGCTTATAGCAGCGACAAAGAGGTGGTAAATTATGTTGCAATCATGTTGCCAATTAATGCAGTCTCTAGCCTTCTCGAAGCAATTCAGTGCGTTCTCTCAG GCACGATTAGAGGATGCGGTCGACAAGTAATTGGTGCTTTCATAAACCTTGGAGCTTATTACCTTGTTGGCATTCCTTCAGCAATCATATTTGCTTTTGTACTACACGTCGGAGGGAAG GGACTTTGGCTTGGAATCATGTGCGCGTTGTTTGTTCAAGTAGTATCTCTTCTAATTGTCACTTTGCGTACTGATTGGGAGCAAGAA GCAAAACATGCAGCAGATAGAGTTTATGAAGCTGAGATCCCAGTAAATGTGGTGGTGTCATAA
- the LOC113330942 gene encoding anthranilate synthase beta subunit 1, chloroplastic-like yields MAVSLPSRTTVFQTQRNSQFSTAHTSNPQISLNTKLSTPTGKSLSTRNGSLFVRKASAVIGQNGVVVNEKKRDVKNPIVVIDNYDSFTYNLCQYMGEMGCAIEVYRNDELTVEELKKRNPRGILISPGPGTPQDSGISLQTVLELGPIVPLFGVCMGLQCIGEAYGGKIIRAPSGVMHGKSSPVFYDERGEDGLLAGLPNPFTAGRYHSLVIENESFPGDELEITAWTEDGSIMAVRHKKYKYLQAVQFHPESIITTEGKTIVRNFVKLVEKFENA; encoded by the coding sequence ATGGCCGTTTCTCTTCCTTCACGAACAACTGTCTTCCAAACCCAAAGAAACTCCCAGTTTTCAACTGCTCACACTTCAAACCCTCAAATTAGTCTCAACACCAAACTCTCTACCCCTACTGGAAAGTCACTCTCCACCAGAAATGGATCTCTTTTTGTAAGGAAAGCCTCAGCTGTAATTGGTCAgaatggggttgtagtaaatgaGAAGAAAAGGGATGTTAAAAATCCAATTGTTGTGATTGACAATTATGATAGTTTCACATACAATCTTTGCCAGTACATGGGAGAGATGGGTTGCGCTATTGAAGTCTATAGAAATGATGAACTCACCGTGGAGGAATTGAAAAAGAGAAATCCGAGAGGGATACTCATATCTCCTGGACCAGGTACACCTCAAGATTCAGGAATCTCTTTACAAACTGTTCTTGAGCTTGGACCTATTGTGCCCCTGTTTGGTGTTTGTATGGGATTACAATGCATCGGAGAAGCTTATGGAGGAAAGATTATCCGTGCACCCTCTGGAGTTATGCACGGTAAAAGCTCTCCCGTGTTTTATGATGAAAGAGGGGAGGATGGTCTGCTTGCAGGTTTACCAAACCCTTTCACTGCTGGCAGATATCACAGCCTTGTGATTGAAAATGAAAGCTTTCCTGGTGATGAATTGGAGATTACAGCATGGACGGAAGATGGATCGATTATGGCTGTCAGGCACAAGAAGTATAAGTATCTTCAGGCTGTTCAATTTCATCCGGAAAGCATCATAACAACTGAAGGGAAGACCATTGTACGCAACTTTGTGAAACTGGTTGAGAAATTTGAGAACGCCTGA
- the LOC113330930 gene encoding uncharacterized protein LOC113330930 — protein sequence MNMQILSWNVRGLCSRERRTIVKKVINIYKASIIILQETKMMYCTNFDIQQICGNNNFGWTFQQSAGSSGGMIILWNKDILDVHDSLVGEFTLSISCSNKDDGFQWILTNVYGPNKPRERDSFWEELDNVYSFWDLPWCIGGDFNTVLSCDEKKNSSKFTKSMKSFSSFIAQHELINLPLKGARYTWSNNQSNPVMCRLDIFLLSPSFELKFPLASQLAKPRPTSDHIPLILDLSHPSWGPSPFRFETLWFLENGFVEMMENWWNSFCFEGTPSEIFWLKLKELKGLLKVWNKDTFGHTTT from the coding sequence ATGAATATGCAAATTCTATCTTGGAATGTCAGAGGGTTGTGTTCAAGAGAGAGAAGAACTATTGTGAAGAAAGTTATCAATATTTATAAGGCTTCTATCATCATTCTTCAAGAGACTAAGATGATGTATTGCACAAATTTTGATATTCAACAAATATGTGGAAATAATAACTTTGGTTGGACTTTCCAACAATCTGCTGGCAGTTCAGGAGGAATGATTATTTTATGGAATAAGGATATTCTGGATGTTCATGACTCCTTGGTTGGTGAATTTACTCTCTCTATTTCTTGTTCAAACAAAGATGATGGTTTTCAATGGATCCTAACCAATGTGTATGGTCCTAATAAACCTCGTGAGAGAGATAGTTTTTGGGAGGAACTGGATAATGTTTACAGTTTTTGGGATCTTCCCTGGTGTATTGGAGGGGATTTTAACACTGTTCTCAGTTGTGATGAGAAAAAAAACAGTTCCAAATTTACAAAGAGCATGAAGAGTTTTTCTAGTTTCATTGCTCAACATGAACTCATTAATCTTCCGCTTAAAGGTGCCAGATACACTTGGTCCAACAACCAATCTAACCCTGTCATGTGTAGATTGGACATATTCTTGCTCTCTCCTTCTTTTGAACTCAAATTTCCTTTAGCTTCTCAACTTGCTAAACCTAGACCAACTTCAGATCATATTCCTCTTATTCTTGACCTCTCGCATCCTTCTTGGGGTCCAAGTCCTTTTAGGTTTGAGACTCTTTGGTTTTTGGAAAATGGTTTTGTTGAAATGATGGAAAATTGGTGGAACTCTTTTTGTTTTGAAGGTACACCAAGTGAGATTTTTTGGTTAAAGCTAAAAGAACTGAAAGGATTACTTAAAGTGTGGAACAAAGACACATTTGGGCATACAACAACATAA